The proteins below come from a single Halobacillus salinarum genomic window:
- the metK gene encoding methionine adenosyltransferase, which translates to MSANRRLFTSESVTEGHPDKICDQISDAILDEILKNDPNARVACETTVTTGLVLVSGEISTNTYVDIPAIVRQTIKDIGYTRAKYGFDADTCAVLTAIDEQSPDIAGGVDVAYEAREGQMSDEEIESIGAGDQGLMFGYANNETKELMPLPISLAHKLSKRLADVRNDGTLAYLRPDGKTQVTIEYDDNDQPVRVDTIVISTQHAEEVTLEQIKKDLKKFVIEPVVPTEFIDKETKYFINPTGRFVIGGPQGDAGLTGRKIIVDTYGGYARHGGGAFSGKDATKVDRSAAYAARYVAKNIVAAGLAESCEVQLAYAIGVAQPVSISINTNGTGKVSEEKLVKAVRDLFDLRPAGIIKMLDLRRPIYRQTAAYGHFGRTDVEFPWEKTDKAMELKSLLEQ; encoded by the coding sequence ATGTCTGCCAATCGTCGTTTGTTTACATCTGAATCTGTTACGGAAGGTCATCCTGATAAAATCTGTGACCAGATTTCTGATGCCATTTTGGACGAGATTTTAAAAAATGACCCGAATGCAAGGGTAGCTTGTGAAACAACAGTTACTACTGGACTTGTACTCGTCTCGGGAGAAATCAGTACAAATACTTATGTTGATATACCAGCCATTGTCCGCCAGACTATTAAGGACATCGGCTATACCCGTGCTAAATATGGATTTGATGCAGATACTTGTGCGGTACTTACTGCTATTGACGAACAGTCACCTGATATTGCTGGAGGCGTAGACGTAGCTTATGAAGCGCGTGAAGGTCAGATGAGCGATGAAGAAATTGAATCGATTGGTGCCGGAGACCAGGGGTTAATGTTCGGTTATGCCAATAATGAAACGAAAGAACTGATGCCTCTTCCAATCTCGCTTGCCCACAAGCTCTCGAAGCGTTTAGCTGATGTCAGGAACGATGGAACTCTTGCTTATTTGCGTCCAGACGGAAAAACACAGGTAACGATTGAGTATGATGACAATGATCAGCCGGTTCGAGTGGATACGATCGTTATTTCAACTCAGCATGCTGAGGAAGTCACACTGGAGCAAATAAAAAAGGACTTGAAAAAGTTTGTTATTGAACCAGTAGTTCCAACAGAGTTCATTGATAAGGAAACAAAATATTTCATTAATCCTACCGGTCGTTTTGTCATTGGAGGACCACAAGGGGATGCAGGACTTACAGGCCGGAAGATTATCGTAGACACATATGGCGGATACGCCCGCCATGGAGGCGGTGCCTTCAGTGGGAAGGACGCCACGAAAGTGGACCGTTCAGCGGCTTATGCTGCTCGTTATGTGGCTAAAAATATCGTAGCAGCCGGTTTAGCGGAGTCTTGTGAAGTGCAGCTTGCTTATGCCATTGGAGTGGCACAGCCTGTTTCGATTTCCATCAACACAAATGGAACGGGGAAAGTCTCCGAGGAAAAACTAGTTAAGGCTGTTCGGGATTTATTTGACTTGAGGCCAGCTGGAATTATAAAGATGCTTGATTTACGCAGACCGATTTATCGCCAGACTGCTGCCTATGGTCATTTTGGACGCACTGATGTAGAATTCCCGTGGGAAAAAACAGACAAAGCGATGGAGTTAAAAAGTCTCTTAGAACAATAA
- a CDS encoding DUF6612 family protein: MKKQSFLIASLLIMTLLMTACASTEGAKVAEIYQKSLDASKQLESFSMKMESVQHVSTGDLSSESAEETRMPGVFL; the protein is encoded by the coding sequence ATGAAGAAACAATCATTCCTCATAGCTTCCCTGCTGATTATGACTTTACTCATGACCGCCTGTGCGAGCACAGAGGGAGCAAAGGTAGCGGAAATTTACCAAAAGTCCCTGGACGCAAGCAAACAACTGGAGAGCTTTAGTATGAAAATGGAGTCCGTTCAGCATGTAAGTACCGGAGACCTCTCATCTGAATCGGCTGAAGAAACAAGGATGCCCGGGGTATTCCTATGA
- the pckA gene encoding phosphoenolpyruvate carboxykinase (ATP), whose protein sequence is MSAINQMSDLNQLLTEEHVKHQLSVPQLVEKILARHEGNLTDKGAIQATTGAYTGRSPKDKFIVKDHQSEGKVDWGSVNQPIDEETFITLYHKVLRYLKAREELYVFKGFAGADNSYRLPIQVINEFAWHNLFSRQMFIPATKEETLNHEAEFTVISAPTFKAIPNVDGTNSEAFIMISFKHRIVLIGGTEYAGEIKKSIFSVMNYILPQKNVLPMHCSANIGLEGDVALFFGLSGTGKTTLSADADRRLIGDDEHAWSNYGVFNIEGGCYAKCINLSKEKEPQIFEAIHFGAVLENVILNEHTKTPDYNDTSLTENTRAAYPLDHIKNTVQPSVAGHPNTIIFLTADATGVLPPISKLTKEQAMYHFLSGYTSKLAGTERGITSPQATFSACFGSPFLPLPPATYAEMLGEKIDQFNAEVFLVNTGWTGGAFGKGQRMNLSHTRSMVHAALEGELKSTETYKDPVFGLSIPTQCPGVPDEVLIPRKTWDDPDAYDEQAKQLAEKFHNNFLKFKHAPPEIKQAGPVYGRR, encoded by the coding sequence ATGAGTGCCATTAATCAAATGTCTGACTTAAACCAATTATTAACCGAAGAGCATGTTAAGCATCAATTGTCTGTACCACAGCTGGTTGAAAAAATCCTTGCTCGTCATGAAGGCAATCTTACAGATAAAGGTGCCATACAAGCGACTACCGGAGCCTATACAGGGAGATCTCCTAAAGATAAATTCATTGTTAAAGACCATCAATCTGAAGGGAAAGTTGACTGGGGTTCCGTAAACCAGCCGATTGATGAAGAAACGTTTATTACACTTTACCATAAAGTACTTAGATACTTAAAAGCTCGTGAAGAATTGTACGTTTTCAAAGGATTTGCTGGTGCTGATAATAGTTACCGCCTTCCAATTCAAGTCATTAATGAATTTGCCTGGCATAATCTATTTTCACGACAGATGTTCATTCCGGCTACAAAGGAAGAGACGCTGAATCATGAAGCGGAGTTCACAGTTATTTCTGCTCCAACATTTAAAGCGATTCCAAATGTAGATGGTACGAATTCAGAAGCATTCATCATGATCTCCTTTAAGCACCGCATTGTACTTATCGGCGGTACAGAGTACGCAGGAGAAATTAAGAAATCCATTTTTTCTGTTATGAATTATATTCTTCCACAAAAAAACGTCCTTCCCATGCATTGTTCAGCCAACATCGGCTTAGAAGGGGATGTTGCACTCTTTTTCGGGCTATCCGGAACAGGGAAAACCACCTTATCTGCTGATGCAGACCGCCGTTTAATCGGGGATGACGAACATGCATGGTCAAACTATGGCGTTTTTAATATTGAAGGTGGATGTTATGCGAAATGCATTAATCTGTCCAAAGAAAAAGAGCCGCAGATTTTTGAAGCCATTCATTTCGGTGCCGTTTTGGAAAACGTTATTTTAAATGAACATACGAAAACCCCTGATTATAATGATACGTCACTAACTGAAAACACGAGAGCCGCTTATCCGCTCGACCACATAAAAAATACTGTGCAGCCAAGCGTAGCAGGACACCCGAACACGATCATATTTCTAACGGCTGATGCAACTGGAGTACTGCCGCCGATCAGCAAATTGACAAAGGAACAGGCTATGTATCATTTCTTAAGCGGCTATACGAGCAAGCTGGCAGGAACAGAAAGAGGAATCACGTCCCCTCAAGCTACATTTTCCGCTTGTTTTGGATCTCCATTTCTGCCGCTTCCGCCAGCTACTTATGCAGAAATGCTTGGAGAAAAGATCGATCAATTCAACGCCGAAGTATTTTTAGTTAATACAGGGTGGACCGGAGGAGCTTTTGGAAAAGGACAAAGAATGAACCTTTCCCACACCCGCTCCATGGTTCATGCTGCATTGGAGGGTGAATTGAAATCCACAGAAACCTATAAAGACCCTGTTTTTGGATTAAGTATTCCTACACAGTGTCCAGGAGTCCCGGACGAAGTATTAATTCCTAGAAAAACCTGGGATGATCCCGATGCTTACGACGAGCAAGCGAAACAGCTTGCCGAAAAATTTCACAACAATTTCTTAAAGTTTAAACACGCGCCGCCTGAAATTAAACAGGCAGGTCCCGTCTATGGAAGACGGTAA
- the menC gene encoding o-succinylbenzoate synthase, producing the protein MSETMKVHNITLFHVELAMRNPFSTHQGSLTKRPLIIVKATDESGNAGWGEVTAFPGPFYTSETIDTAWHILKDFLLEQDSLTKLSHPSEFSSEFSHIQGHQMAKAGLEAAYWDLFAKQRKKSLKELLGGSRSFVKAGAVINLSENFREKLPLFKEQGYERYKLKVEKGKEKEAVAAVKELDSEVQLMIDANGAYNEEDLSYLASLDELGLLMLEQPFPAGDFYLHSELQKRMKTPVCLDESVMSLHDAKQAVRLKSCQMINIKISRVGGLSTSMDIHNYCMDNDIPVWCGGMVESGISKAHNLALASLANFTVPGDLSSSERYFFKDLVVPPLTIHGGRWKCLIS; encoded by the coding sequence ATGAGCGAAACAATGAAGGTGCATAACATTACCCTTTTTCATGTGGAACTGGCCATGAGAAATCCATTTTCCACCCATCAAGGCAGCTTAACCAAACGCCCCTTAATCATTGTTAAGGCAACAGATGAATCGGGGAATGCAGGATGGGGCGAAGTCACTGCTTTTCCCGGCCCGTTCTATACGTCTGAAACCATAGATACGGCCTGGCATATTTTAAAAGATTTTCTGCTCGAACAAGATTCATTAACTAAACTTTCACATCCAAGCGAGTTTTCTTCGGAATTTTCACATATCCAAGGTCATCAAATGGCAAAAGCTGGACTTGAAGCTGCTTACTGGGATCTATTTGCCAAACAGAGGAAAAAAAGTTTAAAAGAACTTTTAGGCGGCAGCAGAAGCTTTGTTAAAGCGGGGGCAGTGATCAACTTATCTGAAAATTTTAGAGAAAAGCTTCCCCTGTTTAAAGAGCAGGGATACGAAAGGTATAAGTTGAAGGTAGAAAAAGGAAAAGAAAAAGAAGCAGTCGCTGCAGTAAAAGAGCTTGATTCCGAAGTGCAGTTAATGATTGATGCCAACGGTGCTTATAACGAAGAGGACTTATCCTATCTAGCTTCGCTGGACGAGTTAGGATTATTGATGCTTGAACAACCTTTTCCGGCTGGTGATTTCTACCTTCATTCAGAGCTTCAAAAGCGCATGAAAACCCCTGTCTGTCTTGATGAATCGGTTATGTCCCTCCATGACGCGAAACAGGCGGTCCGTTTAAAAAGCTGTCAAATGATCAACATAAAGATCAGTCGCGTCGGTGGGTTAAGCACGTCCATGGATATTCATAATTATTGCATGGACAATGATATCCCTGTGTGGTGTGGCGGGATGGTGGAGTCGGGAATATCTAAAGCACACAATTTAGCTTTAGCTTCGCTTGCCAATTTCACTGTTCCTGGTGACCTTTCAAGTTCAGAGCGGTATTTTTTTAAGGATTTAGTTGTGCCTCCGCTTACGATTCATGGGGGAAGATGGAAGTGCCTGATCAGCTAG
- the ytkD gene encoding RNA deprotection pyrophosphohydrolase — protein sequence MKTFNDYYRNEVTLSFEDHPFSKYPKHVWVICRYQNKWLLTKHKDRGFEFPGGKVEEGETPEEAAVREVKEETGGMVEELTYVGQYYVAGKGGTIIKNVYFAIISSLADQDHYFETYGPVLFERFPEKLVSNERFSFMMKDEVLPSCLTYIKKYFAKEV from the coding sequence ATGAAGACATTTAACGATTATTATCGCAATGAAGTAACATTATCATTTGAAGATCATCCTTTTTCTAAATATCCAAAGCATGTCTGGGTCATATGCCGTTATCAAAACAAATGGTTATTAACCAAACATAAAGATCGTGGATTTGAATTTCCCGGAGGAAAAGTGGAAGAAGGAGAAACACCGGAAGAGGCGGCTGTAAGAGAGGTTAAAGAAGAAACGGGAGGCATGGTAGAAGAACTTACCTATGTCGGACAGTATTATGTAGCAGGCAAAGGCGGCACAATTATTAAGAATGTTTATTTTGCTATCATTTCTTCCTTAGCAGACCAGGATCATTACTTTGAAACTTATGGACCGGTGCTATTTGAAAGGTTTCCGGAAAAACTAGTGTCAAACGAACGGTTCAGTTTTATGATGAAAGATGAAGTCCTTCCGAGTTGTTTAACGTATATTAAGAAATATTTTGCCAAAGAAGTGTAG
- a CDS encoding DUF6612 family protein produces MKTSIEAKVHADPLAYHQTVQTMGQSIEQYYTTDGFFISQPGSNQWVKAPDNMVEKMSQITAADQMPAKQLSKLKDYVDDFNLEEKEGNYILTFHSKGEDVQELIKNTMKENFPEAKLPKDLFKKLTINDVTYRYTINKESYYPKAIDIEMNFSIDNGGQKTSVKQTLSGTYSDYNELGNITVPKEIKSSAGEIKNR; encoded by the coding sequence ATGAAAACATCCATAGAGGCAAAAGTACACGCTGACCCACTGGCTTACCATCAAACCGTCCAAACCATGGGACAATCGATCGAACAATACTACACAACTGATGGATTTTTCATTTCCCAGCCAGGATCGAATCAATGGGTAAAAGCCCCGGATAACATGGTGGAAAAAATGAGCCAGATTACTGCTGCTGACCAGATGCCTGCAAAACAATTGAGCAAGCTTAAAGACTATGTAGATGACTTTAACTTAGAGGAAAAAGAAGGAAATTATATTCTTACCTTTCATTCCAAAGGAGAGGACGTTCAAGAACTCATTAAGAATACGATGAAGGAAAACTTTCCTGAAGCTAAACTTCCAAAGGACCTTTTTAAAAAACTGACGATTAATGACGTTACTTACCGTTACACCATTAATAAGGAATCTTATTATCCCAAAGCGATAGATATAGAAATGAATTTTTCAATAGATAACGGTGGTCAGAAAACCTCAGTGAAGCAGACGCTTTCAGGTACTTACAGTGACTACAATGAATTAGGGAACATTACAGTTCCGAAAGAAATTAAAAGTTCGGCAGGAGAGATAAAAAACAGGTGA
- a CDS encoding hydrolase produces MMEKKKYNINLGTREISVNHDANNDDFAIYATEDEALKLREVFNEIYNSDVRSFFRAHVPAEPYHYDQANDEYDEGMAAAFRMIYELGDEGTKKQIEEMDVLKDLDE; encoded by the coding sequence ATGATGGAAAAGAAAAAATATAACATTAACCTTGGGACAAGAGAAATTTCAGTGAACCACGACGCCAACAACGATGACTTTGCAATTTACGCGACAGAAGACGAAGCCCTAAAGCTTCGCGAAGTATTTAATGAAATTTATAACTCAGACGTGCGTTCATTTTTCAGGGCTCATGTGCCTGCAGAACCTTATCATTATGATCAAGCAAATGATGAGTACGATGAAGGGATGGCTGCAGCTTTTCGAATGATTTATGAGCTGGGAGATGAAGGAACAAAGAAACAAATTGAAGAAATGGATGTATTAAAGGATTTGGATGAATAA